From a single Funiculus sociatus GB2-C1 genomic region:
- a CDS encoding calcium-binding protein, translating into MAIINGTNGNDPSLNGTNGNDEINGLAGNDILRGLDGGDILDGGTGSDRMEGGAGNDLYIVDNVNDVVVEAVNAGFDGVQSSVTWTLGANVENLTLTGNANINGTGNAGNNIIIGNAGNNILNGGDGDDTLFGGDGNNILNGGAGNDTYRIDPASTTTINEGLNAGIDTVVVTLGSPGSYTLGTNLEKLILLAGTTGSGNNLNNTITGNDGNNYLYGRGGNDILNGMMGNDILVGGSGSDILMGRTGNDTLKGGRGADRFDFIDPSVEGVDRIVDFSLAQDTIGISGASAYFQGAGLTANAAITASQFHIGASAGDASDRFIYNSTTGGLFFDKDGIGGTAQVQFATLSTGLAMTNADVLVFA; encoded by the coding sequence ATGGCAATAATCAACGGAACTAATGGCAACGACCCCTCCTTAAACGGAACTAATGGCAATGACGAGATTAACGGATTAGCAGGTAATGACATCCTACGCGGTTTAGATGGCGGCGACATTCTCGATGGGGGTACGGGTAGCGATCGCATGGAAGGTGGCGCGGGTAACGATCTGTATATCGTTGATAACGTCAATGATGTCGTTGTCGAAGCAGTAAATGCTGGCTTTGACGGCGTTCAATCAAGCGTTACTTGGACGCTGGGCGCCAACGTCGAAAATTTAACTCTCACAGGTAATGCCAACATTAATGGCACGGGTAATGCTGGCAACAACATTATCATCGGGAATGCAGGCAACAACATTCTCAATGGTGGCGATGGCGATGACACCCTGTTTGGTGGAGACGGCAACAACATTCTCAATGGTGGCGCAGGTAATGATACTTATAGAATCGATCCTGCTTCCACCACCACCATCAACGAAGGCTTGAATGCTGGTATAGATACAGTTGTAGTTACTCTAGGTTCGCCGGGAAGTTACACGCTGGGTACCAATTTGGAAAAACTCATCCTCCTAGCTGGCACCACTGGTTCGGGTAACAACCTCAACAACACTATCACCGGGAACGATGGCAACAATTATCTGTATGGCAGGGGTGGGAACGACATCCTGAATGGCATGATGGGTAACGACATTTTAGTCGGTGGTAGTGGTAGCGACATCCTGATGGGTCGTACTGGCAATGACACCCTCAAAGGCGGTCGCGGTGCAGATCGCTTTGACTTCATCGATCCATCGGTGGAAGGTGTGGATAGAATTGTTGATTTCTCACTAGCACAAGACACCATTGGCATTTCGGGAGCTAGTGCTTACTTCCAAGGTGCAGGACTAACGGCAAATGCAGCAATTACCGCTTCGCAGTTCCACATTGGTGCAAGTGCTGGGGATGCAAGCGATCGCTTCATTTACAACAGCACAACTGGCGGTTTGTTCTTTGATAAAGACGGTATTGGTGGAACTGCACAAGTGCAATTTGCCACCCTTTCTACTGGACTGGCGATGACTAACGCTGATGTTCTCGTCTTTGCATAA
- a CDS encoding calcium-binding protein: protein MPFLICQGNNISFGWHCLWVAYISIIRQFFFDRPLAGNDSLFGLAGDDILDGGTGADRMEGGDGSDTYIVDNIGDQIIEDSNSSNPSAPYFTDTVKSSITWTLGDGLENLTLTGNANINGTGNASSNTLIGNDANNTLIGGAGNDFLAGGGGSDILNGGADNDTYVINDTTDTIIEAANGGRDIVQTFVSYTLGANLEDLTLLGTAAINGTGNAFNNLLQGNSADNTLNGGDGDDTLVGGGGKDILIGGNGNDTYTLHWDMYNVTKGTETIVEGVNGGTDLVFSRDSWTLSANVENLYLYGISSGVSMYGTGNELGNEIRGDYSNDTLKGKAGNDTLIGNPGNDTLVGGGGSDVLTGGIGADKFYFHGKSSAVDRITDFSVVDDTIGIATRSGSMFANAGLTVGAAITASQFRIGASAGDAGDRFIYNSTTGGLFFDKDGIGGTAQVQFATLSTGLAMTNADIVVA from the coding sequence TTGCCGTTCCTCATTTGTCAGGGAAACAATATATCGTTTGGCTGGCATTGTTTATGGGTTGCTTACATTTCTATTATCCGTCAATTCTTTTTTGACAGACCACTAGCTGGCAATGACAGTTTATTCGGTTTAGCTGGCGACGACATTTTAGATGGCGGTACGGGTGCCGATCGCATGGAGGGTGGAGATGGCAGCGATACCTACATTGTTGACAACATAGGCGACCAAATTATTGAAGATAGCAATTCTTCTAATCCTTCTGCTCCATATTTCACAGACACGGTTAAATCGAGCATTACTTGGACACTGGGTGATGGTCTGGAAAATTTAACTCTCACAGGTAATGCCAACATCAATGGCACAGGTAATGCTAGTAGCAACACCCTGATCGGAAATGATGCTAACAACACGCTAATTGGAGGCGCTGGCAATGATTTCCTTGCGGGAGGAGGCGGAAGCGATATCCTAAATGGTGGCGCTGACAACGATACTTATGTCATCAACGATACCACCGACACCATTATCGAAGCTGCCAACGGTGGCAGAGACATAGTTCAAACTTTCGTCAGCTATACGCTGGGTGCCAACCTAGAAGATTTGACTCTTCTAGGTACGGCGGCGATAAATGGTACAGGTAATGCTTTTAACAACCTCCTTCAAGGAAATAGCGCCGATAACACTCTAAATGGTGGTGATGGCGATGACACCCTCGTTGGTGGAGGCGGCAAAGATATCCTCATCGGTGGAAATGGTAACGATACTTATACCCTCCACTGGGATATGTATAACGTTACTAAAGGCACCGAAACCATCGTTGAAGGCGTAAATGGTGGTACGGACTTGGTTTTTTCTAGGGACTCTTGGACGCTTAGTGCCAACGTGGAAAACCTGTATTTATATGGCATCAGTAGTGGCGTTTCTATGTATGGCACAGGTAACGAACTGGGCAACGAAATAAGGGGAGATTACAGCAATGACACTCTTAAAGGAAAAGCAGGTAATGACACCCTAATTGGTAACCCGGGAAACGACACCTTGGTGGGTGGAGGTGGCAGCGACGTACTTACAGGCGGCATTGGTGCCGATAAGTTTTACTTTCATGGCAAGTCAAGCGCTGTAGATCGGATTACGGATTTTTCAGTAGTAGACGACACGATTGGCATTGCTACTCGTTCTGGCTCAATGTTTGCCAACGCGGGGCTAACAGTTGGCGCGGCAATTACAGCTTCGCAGTTCCGCATCGGTGCTAGTGCAGGGGACGCAGGCGATCGCTTCATTTACAACAGCACAACTGGCGGTTTGTTCTTTGACAAAGATGGTATCGGTGGAACTGCACAAGTGCAATTTGCCACCCTTTCTACTGGACTGGCGATGACCAACGCTGATATCGTCGTCGCATAA